In Spodoptera frugiperda isolate SF20-4 chromosome 3, AGI-APGP_CSIRO_Sfru_2.0, whole genome shotgun sequence, the genomic window acaacattCGTTTACGAAGCAAAAATAGTgtcatctattttattttatctgggcaaatgaaatgtaaaaatgTGCTGCCATATTCGAAAAGttacatgtaaaaatatatatatgtaggttATATTTGTGTTCAAATGTTtggtttactttttatttattagaacgaaatcataaataacataatttaatttcaatacgaaaaaagtattgaatcaTTTTGCAACCTgtcataataaaactaatacttGAACTGGGTGAATAGAGAACATAACATCGTCCTTtgaaattaaaaccaaaaaggATGACATATTTTTCCACTTACATAATATTCCCATACCTTCATCCATACTTGCATTTCAATCCCATCAAACCTTCATAACACTCCTAATAGAGTTGGAAAGATTAACCTCTCACTCATACCAAGTATTGACTGTTCAGATTGCAGGCCCGAGTAGTTGCCTGAGCCAAGCCGGTACCGGTGTCTTGCCGTCGGCAGGTGCTATTCGTGCCTGATACGATCACCCCTTTTCCTCACTTAACATTTGCCCGAGTAGATACACCACTGATACATTGTCTGTTGTTCTTTAGAACCTAGATTAGCTCAATTTACTACACCAATACTACGTCAGTAGAGTTTTGAATGTAGAATACATTCTTGTTGGTTTCGTGTAAAGAATGTTCATAGGTGCTAAATTAATCAAAGAGTTATTTTCATATTActtgaaaatgtaatatgttatatgaatatattttcaaagttatttaaatagtaGTGTACGAAGAGTCTTCAAGTAACAGCTTCTAAGAGAACAGTCACTCCAAGTCACTTGCAACTAGCGCTAAAACCTTCACGTCTCGCGCATTTTACAACACTTTTCATTTGCTTCTGCTTTCACAAAAGCTTTAAATATACTAAGCAGAATATGTAGTCATTACCTTATAATGCAGTTGTGGTGTACAATACACTCTTTCAGTACTGAACGCACGTAGTACGGTGGTTTATATTCCTCAATGTACTTGTTTTCAGCGACGTCCCTTTTGCGTTGTCTCTCAGCCAGAATATCGAAGTTTCGCAGATTGAAAGCTAGAATTTCTATTTGTCCAACTGTTAAAATATATagttataatgtaatgttaatcATAACTTATTTATTGCTACCGTAGCATATCTACGAAACCGCTACGGATTTTCGTAGCCCGTAGCGTCGGCGTAGCAATCTTTTAACTTATCGATGACGGatactttattttctagtttatttattttaaggtttaCATTTTAAGTGTTATACATATCAAATAAGATACCTATTTACATTTCTAGACAGTTTTGATAAATTAGACGTTATGTTTAATGAAATATGTACTTGAATATTGGATATCATTTCTTACAGCACTGTTTCTAAACAATATGATAAATAGaatgtaatttataatattattaatcttaCTAGCTGAAGCGACGAAAGCTGCCAATATTGTGTCCATGACTCCATCAATTATACAAGTAGCTGGCTTGtaataaatctaaaaacaaaGTGTACATTCTAAGGTTAACAAAATGTTCTgcgaattattttaattaaactagaTTTTATGTgcaaagattaatatttttgatacacATAGTtcgaaaataaattgtttatttaggtCTAAAAACTATTAGTAAAACAGTtgctaatatatttttcttcgaTAGGCCAATAGTTTGTTCTGaaaattttgtacataaaacAGTATTAATTGAATTGATGTATCGATTTGAAGATTAATCGAGTTTCTTATATGTGAGTAGTTTAACTTACGTGATGGACGTAAACGGCTTCGTATGCTGGCGTCTGGTAGACGTTGAAGAAGGGATACTCCACGTTCGTAGGTAGAATGTCGAAGTTTTCAGTCAGAGGCATTATTATTCCAACTACCAAGAAATATAATGTACATTTATGTTGAAAGCTAgcttaaatgtaaatattgaacCAACTCTAGTACTGTTATTGTACAGCATTTGTAtcattagttttgttatttgttacaaTTACATGCTCCACTGttcaaatacattttatcaTGTCGACCATTTATAAAGTCaaatctgttttattttgattcaatTACGTTGTGTgtgtaacaaatatttgtttatgaaaaCTAACCTGACACAGCTCCGACGCACATAGTGGAATAGTAGGTCATGACGAAGCGAGCACTTTTAatgctttttattattatatctctgTGCTCCGGTTCCTTTGGTTTGAATTCTTCGCAATGCAAATACTTCAAAAGATCGATCACTTTGTTCCTGTTCAGCCAGAACACGGCGACTTTAAAGTAGGTGTACATCTCActcaaaaacaaatacaaactgaaaaaaaaatattatgtcatcttTGATTATCTCGTTTAGTAGGAAGTATCAACCCACGAtagataaacaaaatgtaagtGAACTGGGAAATATCTAGTTACCCCTCGGCGACATCACCAATATTTTCTCTGCGCCTCAGTAAATAAACGACTTCTCCAATACCGGGAAAAAAACATACAAGCCATAAAACGATCAACGTGTAGAACATCTGCACCCAAAACTTGATACTCTGTGGTGAGGAATCATTGAACCACATGCCGTAGAACTTGAGCCAGTAAATGTGGACCGCATGGTACAGTCGAGGGTTGAGGTCCTCCCAGGACTCAAATACGCCGTACGGCACCACAGGCGACAAAAACGCCaatttgtttttcatattttcattaaGAATTATCATTTTTCTTCATAAGCCCTCCACGAGTGAAGCCTTTGACGGGTAATATAAGAATGCTTCTTATACCTCATCATATTATGCCCCTTTGTACATAAACACAATGAGAGAGCGACATTAAGTGGATGTTATACATTATGTTGTGATATTGTTAAGTGGAAGCGCTGCGTGACAATTTCTAAGTATTGCAAGCGGTATAGCCAAGAGTATTACTTGGTATAGAACATGTCATTAAGAAAGTGATACGGGGAGAGCAAAGTGACTTGGATAAGATCAGTTTTCATTTTTGATCACTTTTTGCCATCATTACACTTTGTGCTACTGCCAACTTTGTTTCTACTTTACTACTGCTCAGCTCTTTCGTTTTATTATCGCTTACATTTTATTCCAGCGTGGGTTCAGTAGCGCGAGATAACGTCTCAATCGTGTGATACACTTTAATAGTTTAATTTCTTACTTATTATATGAACTCTGCTGTTTTTACCTACTCCCACATGGGACTAAGGCGTGagtttatgttatattattcgAAGTGTGTCGGGTAATGCGCAGTGAACGTAGGCAGCCACCTCAATACCTGAGCGACGCGACGTGCAAATTGTTGAAGAAATATTTCACACCGTTGTCAGCGCTCTACAGAATTCAAATATATTGAGGATAAACTTAAACTATGAAAAACATCCCCTTAAAaagagttaatttaatatgtcgacaaaagcaattattataattacaacagCAATGTAATTACGGTTATAAGAAAAGGCACCGCTCTCTTAACTACGTATAATTGTGTTTTCAAAGGGGTTTTCAGATATTCATAATTTCGAGTAGGGCACAAAGAAGATTTCCAAGCAAATAAGTAGATTGATGAATATAATACATCgcattttctttgaaaacgGGAAAATGTAATAAGTGCCGCAATCATGTGAACTTAGTACAGTTGTGGCGAGTATCGGCGGAGTaggattttattaatatcaataagTTATGTTCCTTGATATTAGGGGATAAGAGAATTATTTCTGACTATTAACCCTTGGGCGAGTCGAGGGGTGTTATAAGATTGATACAttgtatttgtatgtgtgtCGTATTTTATTAGGAAAAGTTTCGATTATATTGGAATACTTGTTCTAAATGACTTTTGTTTTAGAGCAATATTCATTGTCTAATCTCACGATGTTGACATTTGTCCGAGAGAGATGGATATGACGGACAACAAACGAACTAATAAACTTTAAGATCGCCAAAGTTCATGTGTGTGATCATCGTTATGTCCGAGCAACTAATTGAAAGCAATATGCATACTTATGTCCAAGTTTATGAAGTGACTTATGTATTGATACAATCTTTTAAAAATGTGGAGAATCATTTGAACTGTCACTTAACAAAGGCTTTCTCATTGGCTCCACGTTATTTCATGTGCCTTATCTTATGATGAGGCTTCAAACGATTTCAATATACCAAATCAGTTACTCtttatatcttttttctttACTTGGAGCATGTGGCTGCGTAACGAAATCGATTTCGATACGATTCGATTGAAATATTGTGCTCATTTTCAATTTCTACCCGAAgaaaggttttattaaaatcattataTGCGAGATTTCTTTTCGATTAAACGTGAGATTGGACAAATGAAAATCAATTCCGTGTACACAATATAGAGATGTGAGTGTGGTattgatgttttattatttaagatgTTTTGCTATAGAATGTACTATTACGATacagattttaaataaagatatcaGCGAATTCATATTATGAGTATTCTGATTATAACTGTATTTGTTTAATTGATTGTATCCTAacagtaacaaaatataatgaatCAATCAAAATAGGACCGCACGAGTCCCTATTTGGTTTGCGTTGTGggacgaaaaataataaatcatccGTCAAATGTGGAGGTACCTTTCAGCGATGAAGGGCGCTGACTGATCGTCGGcttacacaaaatatattatgcaaAAAAGTGATAAAATATGAAACGATTTATGTGATTCGCGGAGGGGTGGTCGATTTGCATAATCACCGTTCGCGCAGGCCCGACACAATATGAAATACGTGATCTCCCAAACAattccaataaaaatacaagtaaaaataTGCGTTAACAGTTTCATCAGCCGCTAGACACCTGTTATTGGCGGCGACTACCGCAGACACTGAAATATTTGCTCctcaataaaaatgaaaacacgACAAAACAAAGGTTGTAAAAACCACTTTATTACTACCTATATACAACGAGAAGTGCTTCGAGtacataaatatacttttatgaCGTTTGTGAGGCTTTATTGTGTCATTACGTATgagaaaaattattttatattgtttcaaAACACACAAATGAAGATAAATGAGTGTAAGAGATTGTTGAGTGATGTCTGTTTTCTTTGTTTGAATTATTGTactctttattacatttatacatattgCTTCGTTTgtcaaaaaaatgtaaacattgtttgtatttttaggtGTGTGCTgtccaattaaataaattttaatagtcGCAGGACATCGACTGGTTTTCAATGAATGCGTATAACAGTTGCATGTGCAACTGttataaagaaatacattttatcaaagtggtgaaatacattttccatattttttttggaaagcAAAACATGCTTGCGTAATTACGGCCCAGTCTATATTGTTTAGTAGGtacaacaatataattaaaccgATCGATATGGAATAATCATGTATTGTGATCTTTTGTAGACTGACACAATCATAGTGGCTTGGTTTTACAGTAAACGCATAACACTAGAAAATATGTTTGCACCAATTTGCTACAACACTAGTTATTGTCTGTGACTTTGTATATT contains:
- the LOC118274113 gene encoding odorant receptor 46a, whose translation is MIILNENMKNKLAFLSPVVPYGVFESWEDLNPRLYHAVHIYWLKFYGMWFNDSSPQSIKFWVQMFYTLIVLWLVCFFPGIGEVVYLLRRRENIGDVAEGLYLFLSEMYTYFKVAVFWLNRNKVIDLLKYLHCEEFKPKEPEHRDIIIKSIKSARFVMTYYSTMCVGAVSVGIIMPLTENFDILPTNVEYPFFNVYQTPAYEAVYVHHIYYKPATCIIDGVMDTILAAFVASAIGQIEILAFNLRNFDILAERQRKRDVAENKYIEEYKPPYYVRSVLKECIVHHNCIIRYVSMIESAFSLASALQFMLSVMVLCLIGIQFLSIENPSSHPMQIAWMGIYLTCMLIEVFILCWFGDELIWKSMDLAKAAFEGPWMNSDRKSNMFIIIFLERCKRPMRLTAGKIFTLSLDTYTVLINWSYKAFAVMRNMKK